The sequence below is a genomic window from Ignavibacteria bacterium.
TGTTTCAATTTCCTTTGCAGTTGATACATGATTTTCTGCAACACGTGTGATTTTCTCGTAAATTTTTTGACATGCGACATCTATATCACGATCTGCACAATCTTTTAAATTAATTCCAAGTGTGACAGTGCGAATATCGAAATGTTCAACTGCTGTCATCCGGATTGTTTCTAATATTTCTTCAAACTCGTAAGGCATGGTAATTAATGGAAAATGTAAATTGTAAAATGTAAAATGGAGAATTATCAATTGAGAATTGAGAATGGAGAATGGAGAATTGAGAATCCTTTATGCTATACTTTATGAACATTTAACTTTATAAACTTTATAACTTTAAAAACCTTTTACTTTATGAACTTTTAATTTTATAAACCTTAAGCTTTATGAACTTTACGAACTTTCAAACTTACAACCGATGCATGTACCTAAAAACATCTTCATGCTGAATGAAAATTTTAATATTCAATTCTGCCGCGACTTCCTCCAAAAGACCGGAAATTTCTTTAAATGATTTTTTAGTATTCGAGATATCGACAATCATGATCATTGTGAAAAATTCTTGTAATATCTTCTGCGTAATATCCTGAATATCGCAATCGTTCGCAGAAAGTACAGATGAAATTTTACTAACTACGCCAGGCTGATTGATCCCATATGATGTAATTATCACTCGCCCGGAATCCATTGGTTCTTGACTAAAATTGCCATTACTCATAAGAGTTTCAACCTTGCGGTAAACATTCTCTCGAATTTTTTCAGGAGGAGCTTCTTCGCCGAGTTCTTTTATTACATCGATGGTTATTTCTCTGATCTTCGCTTCAGATAAGTTCAA
It includes:
- a CDS encoding ACT domain-containing protein is translated as MNLSEAKIREITIDVIKELGEEAPPEKIRENVYRKVETLMSNGNFSQEPMDSGRVIITSYGINQPGVVSKISSVLSANDCDIQDITQKILQEFFTMIMIVDISNTKKSFKEISGLLEEVAAELNIKIFIQHEDVFRYMHRL